A single genomic interval of Daucus carota subsp. sativus chromosome 1, DH1 v3.0, whole genome shotgun sequence harbors:
- the LOC108223708 gene encoding uncharacterized protein LOC108223708, producing the protein MDKFRRSTSKDDPLLWNLFNYQLPVMKEYVHPPKDESYFNQLIKETHIEDDVGTAKKTALHTQQKTNVQSPSCIPGSRNSGKRFPGKIVENIKPDTPPVSYSQCSLGQHTQGNKENVPTTRVKGNECLPEQRIHKQSSAFKENRPPTNIKRKALLKSSRSNIHSATQKRPCKNPDVNKMVSPAGHTIFTNLSSSKDKGKMVVENAIRPQHLRSEVDVMNLSEYDSDSSDAFSDQDFPEDFIHESHKFGPTVGTQSDRGVNIDLPPRKLNFDPKDSQQDSADHFNDLGFSHFGESYSDQSDGDSEDDYGGDFNCQDIEEEEPNIYAVKEYATLGPPNVKCIHCQAWMWKEERVNKSVKKGTPVFSLCCAKGQIKLPKERPTPSFIWQLHNDKNKSQRFKDGIRLYNSLFAFTSTGGKVDHSINNGGAPYVYRLNGQNHHLFGSLLPDDGEDPKFCQLYIYDTENEIENRMKWVSVTDGQQVDAEIVEGLSQMLDETNELVKEFRSARDRFENGVQELEIILKVSRAESGRENHIGPSDEVAGVMVGDMDDTKGTRDIILHSRKKGLERITDIHPKLMSLQYPLLFPHGGDGFHKDIPFGKVDNVTQKQRQMISMKEFYSYKLQVRTNEGITPRLGGRLYQQYIVDAFSTIEQARLWWFRKHQTTLRSDLYSSIKKSVSVGSSECSNIGKGFILPSGFVGSRRYMQQNFQDALAVCRVIGHPDIFLTMTTNPLWDEINEMMKLIPHCSPQNSPDVIARVFRLKLDQLIEEIKQKKFFGTCLGVMYVVEFQKRGLPHVHMLIWLDAASKQNLKSNVDNFVSAEIPDEKVDPAGYAAVKAFMMHGPCGKEYPKSPCMKQHKCTRHFPKKFCQATTFDQSGFPIYKRRQTNITVKKGKADLDNQWVVPYNRDLLVKFQCHINVEICAHARSLKYLFKYCLKGHDRATVEIRGKKRSSNLLNEIEQPEDEIQSFFDGRYICGCEAAYRIFGFNIHYRSLAVQRLSFHLEGDKTCTFRSNEPLQKVAAREGIRLSQLEAFFELNSTDNNARQYLYDEIPQHYVWNDTDRIWTVRKRGKKIGRLSYTHHSSGELWFLRLLLTKVHGPTSFQCLRTVKGKTYDTFHEACKVYGLLDDDNEWDEVLKECSISGFPPQIRQLFVHIMVNCKVTDLKELWNKHWINMVDDILLKQRRLTGNPLLILNEKQQQFYALAEIHTLLKSVGKSLKEYSQMPQPPPSYLDCSVNNLIEEETSYDVTEMEEEYKHLISSCNQEQLAVFTSIMESVEKKEGGVFFVYGSGGCGKTYLWRTMISKLRSERLIVLPVASSGIAATLLPGGRTAHSRFKIPIVLDEYSMCSISHTSDIAELVKRTSLIIWDEAPMQHRYSFECLDRSLKDIMKAVDPRRYHMPFGGITVVLGGDFRQILPVIPQAPRGEIVAASITRSKLWKIATVFKLLHNMRLNKGRNNEEIQNLKEFAQWVLDIGDGKIGPPPDAGVEYGEDDIAVPERYCNMGSENSVEQMMKTTFPSFLEKFQDPNYLSDRAILTPTNVIVGEVNSVIVDRIPGNMSSFFSIDTAEDYPGTAREQMACFPPEYLNALNIPGLPLHELKLKVGVVVMLMRNLNQTLGLCNGTRMMVTLCLQFCVCCEVISGQFKGTKHFIPRMELCPTETKLPFKLCRKQMPLQICYAMTINKAQGQSLENVGVYLPKGVFSHGQYYVAVSRVTSPEGLKCFINDEHGQSTNITQNVVYKEVFYNLPVTMDKALYSFDSLEDIEDSRTDWKVRVKSQSIWKGINKKTGECKGYNIVFFDDYSTRVHAFISSQIVPQFEDLLTEEQMYLITNFKVLFYNGDETNRPVRTEKHIYFTSDTVMVKETLSGLKFPNYSFDMRNLEEMEVMKKDNRFLIDVVAVVESVQEKTVYMKDAVEKSHVAFTISDGRATKNVTFFNEYGDSFLEAYKAIKETPVIIIITFAKVTEWKEVGYLSNFPATRYYLNINHHVVNNLIQRYRQPGFYVMDIEEEEEVLELPQMKIKELRDLNESFVQKKVTCQVTLKRFDEKQNWYSAYCIKCEKDLEMVDGNYNCCGRNYPYPDKRFRLYGLCSDETGTVPIVWPDEEISRLTGKTVYDVDADDDEVDVKNKMPDILKSLEKKQYRLDILLTEENVKQGSNVYNATKISKPLEITDNHDPNPNFHAVNEQTEITNDISKEPTSNINSPATEKSTNKTKSRLTADIIETPIKKPDLKKVKLEKVSA; encoded by the exons ATGGATAAATTTAGGCGCAGTACTTCGAAAGATGACCCTCTACTTTGGAATCTAT TTAACTATCAACTGCCAGTTATGAAAGAATATGTTCATCCACCTAAAGATGAATCTTATTTTAATCAGTTGATTAAAGAGA CTCATATCGAGGATGATGTTGGAACCGCAAAGAAAACAGCTCTTCACACGCAGCAAAAAACCAATGTTCAGTCTCCGTCCTGCATTCCAGGTTCTAGGAATAGTGGCAAGCGATTTCCGGGAAAAATTGTCGAAAACATTAAACCAGACACACCTCCTGTTAGCTACTCTCAATGTT CTTTAGGCCAACATACTCAAGGCAACAAAGAAAATGTGCCTACCACAAGAGTTAAAGGAAATGAATGTCTTCCAGAACAGA GAATTCATAAACAAAGTTCAGCGTTTAAAGAGAATAGACCTCCgacaaatattaaaagaaaagccTTGCTCAAATCCTCCAGATCAAACATCCATTCAGCAACGCAGAAGA GGCCATGCAAGAACCCTGATGTCAATAAGATGGTATCACCTGCTGGGCACA CCATCTTTACAAATTTAAGTTCCAGTAAAGATAAAGGGAAGATGGTGGTTGAGAATGCAATAAGACCCCAACATTTGAGGAGTGAAGTTG ATGTTATGAATTTGTCTGAATATGATAGTGATTCAAGTGATGCTTTTTCTGACCAAG ATTTCCCTGAAGATTTCATTCATGAATCACATAAATTTGGACCAACAGTTG GTACTCAGTCTGACAGGGGGGTAAATATTGACTTACCACCAcgtaaattaaattttgatcctAAGGATTCTCAACAGGACTCAGCCGACCACTTCAATGATCTTG GTTTTTCTCATTTTGGAGAATCTTACAGCGATCAGAGTGACGGCGATTCAGAAGATG ATTATGGTGGTGATTTTAACTGTCAAGACATTGAGGAAGAGGAACCAAATATATATG CTGTGAAAGAGTATGCTACTTTAGGTCCCCCTAACGTGAAATGTATTCATTGTCAAGCTTGGATGTGGAAAGAGGAACGTGTCAACAAAAGTGTGAAGAAAGGCACTCCTGTTTTTTCCCTCTGTTGTGCCAAGGGACAAATCAAACTTCCAAAAGAGAGGCCAACTCCATCATTCATTTGGCAGTTACACAATGATAAGAACAAGTCTCAAAGATTCAAGGATGGTATACGTCTATACAATAGCCTATTTGCTTTTACTTCTACCGGAGGAAAAGTTGATCACTCTATTAATAATGGAGGAGCACCTTATGTATATCGGTTAAATGGTCAGAACCACCACCTTTTTGGTTCATTACTACCAGACGATGGTGAAGACCCAAAGTTCTGCCAGTTGTATATTTATGACACGGAGAATGAAATAGAAAACAGAATGAAATGGGTTAGTGTCACAGATGGTCAGCAAGTTGATGCTGAAATTGTTGAAGGATTGTCCCAGATGTTAGATGAAACAAATGAGCTGGTGAAGGAATTTAGATCTGCACGTGATCGGTTTGAGAATGGTGTGCAAGAGTTAGAAATCATCCTCAAGGTATCCAGGGCTGAGAGTGGACGTGAAAATCATATCGGTCCATCGGATGAGGTTGCAGGTGTAATGGTTGGGGATATGGACGACACAAAAGGTACACGTGATATAATTCTGCATTCACGTAAGAAAGGCTTAGAGAGAATAACAGACATTCACCCAAAATTGATGTCACTTCAATATCCTTTGTTGTTCCCGCATGGTGGTGATGGCTTCCATAAGGACATACCCTTTGGGAAGGTTGATAATGTAACGCAGAAACAAAGGCAGATGATTTCAATGAAAGAATTCTATTCATATAAATTGCAAGTCCGGACCAATGAAG GAATTACACCACGGTTAGGTGGTAGGCTCTATCAACAGTATATTGTTGACGCTTTTTCAACTATTGAGCAAGCACGTCTGTGGTGGTTCCGTAAGCATCAAACAACCTTACGATCAGACCTATATTCAAGTATTAAAAAATCAGTGTCTGTTGGTTCTTCAGAGTGCTCAAATATTGGAAAAGGATTTATTTTGCCATCCGGTTTTGTTGGCTCACGAAGGTACATGCAGCAAAATTTCCAGGACGCTCTTGCTGTTTGTCGAGTAATAGGTCATCCCGACATCTTCCTTACAATGACAACAAATCCTCTTTGGGATGAAATAAACGAGATGATGAAGTTGATTCCACACTGCAGCCCTCAGAATTCACCAGATGTGATCGCCCGTGTGTTTCGCCTCAAGCTTGATCAATTAATAGAGGAGATAAAGCAGAAGAAATTCTTTGGGACTTGCCTTGGTG TCATGTATGTGGTGGAATTCCAAAAGCGAGGCTTGCCTCATGTTCACATGCTGATTTGGTTGGATGCGGCATCTAAACAAAATCTCAAATCAAATGTTGACAACTTTGTATCAGCAGAGATTCCAGACGAGAAAGTTGATCCTGCAGGATATGCTGCCGTCAAAGCATTTATGATGCATGGACCATGCGGCAAAGAATATCCAAAGTCTCCTTGCATGAAGCAGCACAAATGTACTAGGCATTTTCCCAAAAA GTTCTGTCAAGCGACGACGTTTGATCAATCAGGGTTTCCCATTTACAAACGCCGGCAGACCAATATTACAGTTAAAAAAGGGAAAGCTGATCTTGATAACCAATGGGTGGTTCCATATAATAGAgatttgttggtcaaatttcAGTGTCACATAAATGTGGAGATTTGTGCTCACGCACGTAGTCTCAAATATCTTTTTAAGTATTGCCTCAAAGGACATGACCGAGCTACTGTTGAAATTCGGGGAAAGAAGCGCAGCTCCAACTTATTAAATGAAATAGAGCAACCTGAAGATGAAATCCAATCTTTTTTCGATGGAAGATACATTTGCGGCTGTGAAGCTGCTTACAGGATTTTCGGTTTTAATATCCATTATAGGTCTCTGGCGGTTCAACGACTTTCATTCCATCTCGAAGGGGATAAAACATGTACATTTCGTTCAAATGAACCATTACAGAAGGTGGCTGCTAGAGAAGGGATCAGGCTCAGTCAGTTGGAGGCTTTCTTCGAGCTTAACTCAACTGATAACAATGCAAGGCAATATCTGTATGACGAAATCCCGCAACATTATGTCTGGAATGATACAGATAGGATTTGGACAGTGAGGAAGAGGGGTAAAAAGATTGGGAGGCTTTCTTACACCCATCACAGTTCTGGGGAATTGTGGTTTTTACGCCTACTCTTGACAAAAGTTCATGGTCCGACCTCCTTCCAATGCTTGCGCACTGTTAAAGGGAAGACGTATGACACTTTTCATGAGGCATGCAAAGTATATGGATTACTGGACGATGACAATGAATGGGATGAGGTTTTGAAAGAATGCTCTATTTCTGGATTTCCCCCCCAAATCCGCCAGCTTTTTGTCCACATAATGGTGAATTGTAAAGTGACTGATCTTAAAGAATTGTGGAACAAACATTGGATTAATATGGTTGATGACATTTTGTTGAAACAGAGAAGATTGACTGGAAATCCATTACTGATTCTTAATGAAAAACAGCAGCAGTTTTATGCCTTAGCAG AAATCCATACGTTGTTGAAGAGCGTTGGAAAGTCTTTAAAAGAGTACTCTCAAATGCCTCAACCTCCTCCCAGCTATTTGGATTGTAGTGTAAACAATCTCATAGAGGAGGAAACCAGTTATGATGTTACAGAAATGGAGGAGGAGTATAAGCATCTAATATCATCCTGTAACCAAGAGCAGCTTGCAGTCTTTACATCTATAATGGAGTCAGTTGAGAAAAAAGAGGGAGGTGTTTTTTTTGTGTACGGTAGCGGGGGCTGCGGAAAAACCTACTTATGGAGAACAATGATTTCAAAATTGCGGTCTGAACGCCTGATTGTTCTTCCAGTTGCTTCATCCGGTATCGCCGCCACTCTCCTGCCAGGAGGGCGGACTGCACATTCAaggtttaaaatcccaattgtaCTTGATGAGTATTCAATGTGTTCCATATCTCATACATCAGACATTGCAGAGTTGGTTAAGCGTACAAGTCTAATTATTTGGGACGAGGCCCCAATGCAACACCGATATTCATTTGAATGTCTTGATCGTTCACTTAAAGATATCATGAAAGCTGTTGATCCAAGAAGATATCATATGCCTTTTGGTGGAATTACAGTGGTTTTGGGTGGGGACTTCCGTCAAATTCTCCCTGTCATCCCACAAGCTCCAAGGGGTGAGATAGTAGCTGCTTCAATAACAAGATCAAAGCTTTGGAAGATCGCCACTGTGTTTAAACTATTACACAACATGCGTCTAAACAAGGGAAGAAACAACGAGGAGATTCAGAATTTGAAAGAATTTGCACAATGGGTTTTGGACATTGGTGATGGAAAAATAGGACCTCCTCCTGATGCAGGTGTGGAATATGGTGAGGATGACATTGCTGTGCCTGAACGTTACTGTAATATGGGTTCTGAAAATTCAGTGGAACAAATGATGAAAACCACCTTTCCGTCATTTCTGGAAAAATTTCAGGACCCAAATTACTTGAGCGATAGAGCAATCCTAACACCAACAAATGTCATTGTTGGTGAAGTAAACAGTGTGATAGTGGACAGAATCCCTGGGAACATGTCTTCTTTCTTCAGCATAGACACAGCGGAAGATTATCCCGGAACTGCAAGAGAGCAGATGGCATGTTTCCCACCAGAATACCTCAATGCATTAAACATTCCAGGTTTGCCACTTCATGAATTAAAGTTGAAAGTTGGCGTAGTTGTTATGTTGATGCGTAACTTGAATCAGACATTAGGATTGTGTAATGGTACTAGAATGATGGTTACACTTTGCCTTCAGTTTTGTGTTTGTTGTGAGGTCATTAGCGGACAGTTCAAGGGGACAAAACATTTCATTCCTAGAATGGAATTATGTCCAACCGAGACAAAACTCCCATTCAAGCTTTGCAGGAAGCAAATGCCTTTACAGATTTGCTATGCCATGACAATTAACAAAGCTCAAGGACAGTCACTTGAAAATGTTGGGGTCTATTTGCCAAAAGGGGTGTTCTCACATGGACAATACTATGTTGCAGTGAGCCGTGTTACTTCACCTGAAGGGCTGAAATGTTTCATCAACGATGAGCATGGACAAAGCACAAACATCACTCAAAATGTAGTTTACAAGGAAGTATTTTACAACTTACCA GTTACAATGGACAAGGCTCTCTATAGCTTCGATTCACTTGAGGATATTGAGGACTCCAGAACTGACTGGAAAGTGAGAGTTAAATCTCAGTCTATTTGGAAAGGGATCAACAAGAAAACTGGTGAATGCAAAGGTTACAATATCGTCTTCTTTGATGACTAT AGCACCAGGGTTCATGCCTTCATTTCATCACAAATAGTTCCACAGTTTGAGGACCTACTGACTGAAGAACAAATGTACCTCATTACAAACTTCAAAGTTTTGTTCTATAATGGAGATGAAACAAACAGACCAGTTAGAACAGAGAAGCATATATATTTCACAAGTGATACGGTCATGGTAAAGGAGACATTGTCAGGACTAAAGTTCCCAAACTACAGCTTTGATATGAGAAACTTAGAGGAGATGGAAGTAATGAAAAAGGATAATCGATTCCTGATAG atGTCGTTGCCGTTGTTGAAAGTGTTCAAGAAAAAACTGTGTATATGAAGGATGCTGTGGAGAAATCACATGTTGCTTTCACAATATCTGATGGAAG GGCCACAAAGAATGTGACTTTCTTCAACGAATATGGTGATTCATTTCTCGAAGCTTATAAAGCAATTAAAGAAACACCAGTTATAATTATCATCACCTTTGCCAAGGTTACAGAGTGGAAag AAGTGGGCTACCTGTCTAATTTCCCTGCCACAAGATACTACTTGAATATCAATCATCATGTTGTCAACAACCTAATTCAGAG ATATAGACAGCCAGGTTTCTATGTAATGGACATTGAGGAAGAAGAGGAGGTTTTAGAGCTACCCCAAATGAAGATTAAGGAGCTGAGAGACCTTAATGAATCATTTGTTCAG AAAAAAGTTACCTGCCAAGTTACGCTGAAGAGGTTTGATGAAAAACAAAATTGGTACTCTGCATATTGTATAAAATGTGAAAAAGATTTGGAAATGGTTGATGGTAACTACAACTGCTGTGGAAGAAACTACCCATATCCAGACAAAAG GTTTCGTTTGTATGGGTTGTGCTCTGATGAAACTGGAACTGTTCCAATTGTTTGGCCTGATGAGGAAATATCTCGATTGACAGGAAAGACGGTGTATGATGTTGATGCTGATGATGACGAG GTTGATGTGAAGAACAAAATGCCCGATATCTTGAAAAGTTTAGAGAAGAAACAGTATCGTTTAGACATACTTCTTACAGAAGAAAATGTTAAACAAGGTTCCAATGTCTACAACGCTACAAAAATCTCCAAACCACTGGAAATTACAGACAACCATGATCCCAATCCAAATTTCCATGCTGTCAATGAGCAAACTGAGATCACCAAT GATATCAGTAAAGAGCCAACCTCTAACATTAACAGCCCAGCAACGGAAAAATCTACAAACAAGACCAAATCAAGGCTCACAGCTGATATCATAGAAACACCCATTAAGAAGCCAGATTTGAAGAAAGTAAAGCTTGAGAAAGTAAGTGCATAA
- the LOC108214752 gene encoding uncharacterized protein LOC108214752: MNFRRISTDKTSRRSFHRESKPLHPEDFDDVFGGPPRTVSSRQFSGGEFDRSDHFYDDIFRNPVRVGAEKGSRKLLEFRIPGGEGGGACAGGRRSQEFCSDFLRMDFNEVRRSRSRSKSNSSSASVLSSEEFSPFRPPLSDDDPFSPVYASKLRPINGQSKRDSSARMHHVPERQDETPYFPYSRPCKQSVDDEQTENFRSPFLNFSRRASSPESMSRGAYSYSSVKVSVVDEDDYTNEFHVQGEDDEDDDEISSSYVIQINSGYRERTDEGVGVDEAIAWAKESYRSQSSPEESSASITAQEYPSKVKSEEEQRKLDESKKMELLEEDIKLWSSGKERNIKLLLSTLQDILWPNSGWYPIPLANLYESSHVKKAYQKARLCLHPDKLQQRGATLLQKYVAERIFPILQEAWSAYKLQDIIVSARG, from the exons ATGAATTTTCGCCGGATTTCCACCGACAAAACATCCCGGCGAAGCTTTCACCGTGAATCCAAACCTCTACACCCGGAAGACTTCGACGATGTGTTCGGTGGGCCACCTCGTACTGTCTCTTCCCGCCAATTCTCGGGGGGCGAGTTTGATCGATCAGACCACTTTTACGACGATATCTTCCGGAATCCGGTGAGAGTTGGTGCGGAGAAAGGTAGCCGGAAGTTACTGGAGTTCAGGATTCCGGGCGGCGAAGGAGGCGGTGCCTGTGCAGGTGGTCGTAGGAGCCAAGAGTTTTGTAGTGATTTTTTGAGGATGGATTTTAATGAGGTTCGGAGGTCGAGATCGAGATCGAAGTCGAATTCGTCGTCGGCGTCGGTATTGAGCTCGGAGGAGTTCAGTCCGTTCCGTCCGCCACTCAGTGATGACGATCCTTTTTCACCTGTTTATGCTTCTAAGCTCAG GCCAATAAACGGACAATCAAAACGGGATTCATCAGCAAGGATGCATCACGTCCCAGAAAGACAGGATGAAACTCCGTATTTTCCATACAGTCGTCCTTGCAAACAATCTGTTGATGATGAACAGACCGAGAATTTCAGAAGCCCATTCTTAAATTTCTCAAGGAGGGCATCTTCACCCGAAAGCATGAGCCGTGGTGCTTATTCATATTCTAGTGTCAAAGTATCCGTTGTAGACGAAGATGACTACACGAATGAATTTCACGTACAAggagaagatgatgaagatgacgATGAAATCAGCAGCTCCTATGTTATTCAAATCAACTCTGGTTATAGGGAACGGACGGATGAAGGAGTAGGCGTTGATGAAGCAATCGCGTGGGCTAAGGAGAGCTATCGGTCACAGAGCTCACCAGAGGAATCATCTGCTAGCATTACTGCACAA GAGTATCCTAGTAAGGTGAAATCAGAAGAAGAACAAAGAAAATTAGACGAGTCT AAGAAGATGGAATTGTTGGAAGAAGATATTAAGTTGTGGTCATCTGGAAAAGAAAGAAACATTAAATTGCTGCTCTCAACACTACAAGAT ATATTATGGCCAAATAGTGGCTGGTATCCTATTCCTCTAGCGAACCTGTATGAAAGCTCGCATGTAAAGAAAGCTTACCAGAAAGCGCGACTCTGTCTTCATCCAGATAAACTACAACAGAGAGGTGCAACTCTGTTACAAAAGTACGTCGCAGAAAGGATATTTCCAATCCTACAG GAAGCCTGGTCTGCATATAAATTGCAAGATATCATTGTTTCAGCTCGAGGCTAG